One genomic window of Candidatus Bathyarchaeota archaeon includes the following:
- a CDS encoding GNAT family N-acetyltransferase — protein sequence MVVIQSERLLLREFEETDWQAVHSYASDPEVVRFMDWGPNAEDETKAFISRSISSQKEKPRRKYTLAITLKGENKLIGSCDVCVASSENKEGWLGYCLNRHFWRKGYAAETAKALLEFGFKQLALHRIFAKVDPDNIASRNVLEKIGMLYEGHLREHKWAKGEWRDSLLYAMLENEWKRTRTKHKE from the coding sequence GTTTGAGGAGACCGATTGGCAGGCAGTTCATAGCTATGCCTCTGATCCAGAAGTTGTTCGCTTCATGGATTGGGGGCCAAACGCTGAAGATGAGACTAAGGCTTTCATCAGTCGATCCATCTCCTCTCAGAAGGAGAAACCTCGTAGAAAATACACACTTGCTATAACACTAAAAGGAGAAAACAAACTCATTGGTAGCTGTGATGTTTGCGTAGCGAGTTCAGAAAACAAAGAAGGATGGCTTGGATACTGTCTCAACCGCCATTTCTGGCGTAAAGGTTACGCAGCCGAAACAGCCAAGGCATTGCTTGAGTTTGGCTTTAAGCAGCTTGCTTTGCATCGTATTTTCGCTAAAGTTGACCCAGATAACATCGCCTCAAGAAATGTTTTGGAGAAAATAGGCATGCTATATGAGGGTCACCTTCGAGAACACAAATGGGCAAAAGGTGAATGGCGTGACTCTCTGTTGTATGCCATGCTTGAGAATGAATGGAAAAGAACACGTACCAAACACAAAGAATAG
- a CDS encoding nuclear transport factor 2 family protein, producing MPSSDKTNDENEIAKIIHDSFGWALTKDRALFESLFAKDDDFFTYYPDSKSTVVGWNQFETFLDMWMNPRNKAKGFDIRNLRIVISKTGEVAWFSAIVDDEGEYNGKPWGTKDIRWTGVLEKRGGSWKICQQHMSEANDKSLK from the coding sequence TTGCCCAGTTCCGATAAGACGAACGATGAGAACGAAATTGCTAAAATAATCCACGATTCCTTCGGATGGGCTCTAACCAAAGATCGAGCACTCTTTGAAAGCCTCTTTGCAAAAGATGATGACTTCTTTACATATTATCCAGACTCTAAGAGCACCGTCGTAGGATGGAACCAGTTTGAAACATTCCTGGATATGTGGATGAACCCACGAAACAAAGCTAAAGGATTTGATATCAGAAACCTAAGAATTGTAATTTCAAAGACGGGAGAGGTAGCCTGGTTTTCAGCTATAGTGGACGATGAAGGAGAATATAATGGGAAGCCTTGGGGCACGAAAGACATTCGATGGACGGGAGTTCTGGAGAAACGCGGTGGGAGCTGGAAGATATGTCAACAGCATATGTCAGAAGCAAACGATAAGAGCTTAAAATAA
- a CDS encoding site-specific integrase produces MITSKTWIYKEKREFYYKRDRALMSLLFLTAGRISEVLSLTKEQFDFQADRNFIVIRNMILVKRLKTRKANRLIIGMLLFVTKFLFHLKAHYPSLPSLSKVI; encoded by the coding sequence TTGATTACTTCAAAAACTTGGATTTACAAGGAGAAGAGAGAGTTCTACTACAAACGGGACAGAGCTTTAATGTCTTTACTCTTTCTAACTGCTGGCAGAATTTCTGAAGTGTTGTCTTTGACTAAGGAGCAGTTTGACTTTCAAGCTGACAGGAACTTCATTGTCATACGGAACATGATTCTTGTTAAGAGGCTGAAGACTAGAAAGGCAAATCGGTTAATCATAGGAATGCTCCTATTCGTAACGAAGTTCCTCTTCCACTTAAAGGCCCATTATCCAAGTTTACCAAGCTTGTCCAAGGTTATTTAG
- a CDS encoding TRAM domain-containing protein, protein MKAPVEVDKEYEAEIEDISRRGDGIAKIEGFVIFVSNTEQGEHVKFKIARVGNRFAIGELV, encoded by the coding sequence ATGAAGGCACCAGTTGAAGTTGACAAAGAATATGAAGCCGAAATTGAGGACATAAGCAGAAGAGGCGACGGAATCGCAAAAATCGAAGGATTCGTCATATTTGTGTCAAACACTGAACAAGGAGAACACGTCAAGTTCAAAATAGCGAGAGTTGGAAACAGGTTCGCAATCGGCGAGTTAGTGTAA
- a CDS encoding archaeosortase/exosortase family protein, whose amino-acid sequence MKKLSDAHGESSKFKTFHLIQQVLAKIHLKKVQTSLAIFFSFGVPIAILFFLDPNSFQATWKGRTFYFFFLWFIILELLLDWEKFQSKTFNILKPTRIVVLAVALLLPSVYVTAANYFGLNEAILDLARHFNVQWADWMPLSVEYLVFTALFVAITMLAQGFDGLKDFSISAFFLGAIGTVYFIDNLYPYGSFTPFQIFVPTTAVLAASVLNFVGYQTSFYSSMEGMPVLKAWNSQGERTFSIAWPCSGVQSLLIYTFTILFFLKKTSIPWGQRIIYFVFGALVTYFINILRIVSIYVIAINGGDWMLFHNYYGELYAMAWIIAYPLIIICSRMFWAKIKLRLGDKNVMRNLSR is encoded by the coding sequence TTGAAAAAGTTATCCGATGCCCACGGAGAAAGTTCCAAGTTCAAGACATTCCATCTCATTCAGCAAGTTTTGGCAAAAATTCACTTAAAGAAAGTGCAAACCTCTTTGGCTATTTTCTTCTCGTTTGGTGTACCTATCGCTATTCTTTTCTTTTTAGATCCAAACTCGTTTCAAGCAACGTGGAAAGGCAGAACGTTCTACTTTTTCTTCTTATGGTTTATCATTCTAGAGTTGCTGCTTGATTGGGAAAAATTTCAGTCAAAAACATTCAATATCTTAAAACCTACAAGAATTGTTGTGCTTGCGGTAGCTTTGTTACTTCCATCAGTGTACGTTACTGCTGCCAACTATTTTGGACTCAACGAAGCAATTTTAGACTTAGCCAGACATTTCAATGTGCAGTGGGCGGATTGGATGCCTCTTTCCGTTGAATACTTAGTTTTTACGGCACTATTTGTTGCGATCACAATGCTCGCGCAAGGATTTGATGGCTTGAAAGATTTTTCTATTTCAGCATTTTTCTTAGGCGCCATTGGAACAGTGTACTTTATAGACAATTTGTATCCTTATGGAAGTTTCACTCCATTCCAAATTTTTGTTCCCACCACAGCTGTGCTTGCAGCGAGTGTTCTAAACTTCGTGGGCTACCAGACAAGCTTTTATTCTTCAATGGAGGGAATGCCCGTTCTGAAGGCTTGGAACTCCCAAGGCGAGCGAACGTTTAGTATAGCTTGGCCATGCTCAGGTGTGCAGAGCCTTCTCATCTACACTTTCACAATTCTGTTTTTTCTCAAGAAGACAAGCATTCCATGGGGACAAAGGATAATCTATTTCGTTTTCGGCGCGCTTGTAACTTATTTTATTAATATTCTAAGAATAGTTTCCATTTATGTTATTGCAATAAATGGTGGTGATTGGATGTTGTTTCACAACTACTATGGCGAATTGTATGCAATGGCTTGGATAATTGCCTACCCGCTTATAATAATTTGTAGCCGTATGTTCTGGGCGAAGATAAAACTGAGATTAGGCGACAAAAATGTAATGCGCAACCTTTCTCGATAA
- a CDS encoding GrpB family protein has product MKRLVKVMDYNPQWSELFENEKRLILKVIGRFVVGIEHVGSTAVIGLGAKPIIDITVAIKNLKDANKCIEPLESIGYEYAPEYEESMPERRYFHKGRPPRERHYDLHMVELLSDFCKRHLLFHNYLRAHPEVAQDYHELKKRLAVEYGSDHECYTEAKTSFIESVVAKARTETDARAITYE; this is encoded by the coding sequence ATGAAAAGACTAGTCAAAGTTATGGACTATAACCCTCAATGGTCTGAATTGTTTGAGAATGAGAAGCGTCTGATCCTTAAGGTCATAGGACGCTTTGTTGTTGGAATTGAACATGTAGGAAGCACTGCCGTCATTGGTTTAGGTGCCAAACCGATTATTGACATCACTGTCGCTATCAAGAATCTCAAAGACGCTAACAAGTGTATTGAACCTCTTGAAAGTATTGGCTACGAGTATGCTCCAGAGTATGAAGAATCAATGCCTGAAAGACGATATTTCCACAAGGGCAGACCACCAAGGGAACGACATTATGACCTACACATGGTTGAATTGTTAAGCGATTTCTGTAAAAGACATCTATTGTTCCATAACTATCTTCGAGCTCATCCAGAAGTCGCTCAAGATTATCACGAATTGAAGAAAAGACTTGCAGTAGAATATGGTTCGGATCATGAATGCTACACTGAAGCAAAAACATCATTCATTGAATCTGTAGTTGCCAAAGCAAGAACTGAAACAGACGCGCGTGCAATCACATACGAGTAA
- a CDS encoding aminopeptidase produces the protein MFQVSQQLRDIAQKVMDWALPIEREQVAVFYAGLENLDLAYAFAAECAVRGIEVLVRSQGDYISDARLLEAPIETFAGFPKIPQALIDVADWFIYMNGSRFDNSIYQRSELKERLVEIQNISKWNACKLQQLCLEKKTHLVGFLDPCLQQAQALGKSFEETRRLFLASLDIDYEKLTELGQRLIAIMERGGEIHVKCPRGTDLTLRADGRSWINDDGKSSVIPYLHNLPVGEVFVAPLETSAFGVVYPRDLPGDTTTGFRLEFNGEEKAKVSAERMFELAKPRLESATGNPYSIAEFAIGTNPCGNMLLATEKAYGTCHVALGENTWLGGSNESSLHWDFLIDKPTVTINKKPILKNGKFII, from the coding sequence ATGTTCCAAGTATCACAACAACTACGAGACATTGCTCAGAAAGTCATGGATTGGGCACTACCTATTGAGCGAGAACAGGTTGCGGTTTTCTATGCTGGTCTCGAAAATCTAGATTTGGCATACGCCTTTGCAGCGGAATGCGCAGTAAGAGGGATAGAAGTTCTAGTTCGAAGCCAAGGGGATTATATCTCAGATGCTAGGCTTCTAGAAGCTCCAATTGAAACCTTCGCAGGGTTTCCGAAGATTCCTCAGGCATTGATCGATGTCGCTGACTGGTTTATCTATATGAACGGAAGCCGTTTCGATAACTCAATCTATCAAAGATCAGAACTTAAAGAGAGACTAGTAGAAATCCAAAATATCTCAAAATGGAATGCTTGTAAGCTTCAGCAATTGTGTTTGGAGAAGAAGACGCACTTGGTAGGATTTCTGGATCCTTGTTTGCAGCAGGCTCAAGCTCTAGGTAAATCTTTCGAGGAAACTCGTCGACTGTTCCTTGCATCACTGGATATTGACTATGAGAAATTAACAGAATTGGGTCAACGATTAATTGCAATAATGGAAAGAGGCGGAGAAATTCACGTGAAATGTCCGAGAGGCACTGATCTGACACTTAGAGCTGATGGGCGCTCTTGGATTAATGACGATGGGAAATCGTCAGTCATACCTTATCTCCACAACTTGCCGGTAGGAGAAGTCTTCGTAGCACCTTTGGAAACAAGCGCATTTGGAGTAGTGTATCCTAGAGATCTTCCAGGAGATACAACCACGGGCTTCCGGCTCGAGTTCAACGGTGAAGAGAAGGCGAAAGTCTCTGCAGAGAGAATGTTTGAGCTGGCTAAGCCTCGCCTTGAAAGCGCGACTGGCAACCCCTACTCAATTGCTGAGTTTGCCATTGGCACTAATCCCTGTGGCAACATGCTCCTAGCAACGGAAAAAGCATACGGCACATGCCACGTGGCTCTGGGGGAAAACACTTGGCTTGGCGGCAGTAATGAATCTTCTCTGCACTGGGACTTCCTCATTGATAAACCAACAGTCACAATCAACAAGAAACCAATTCTGAAGAATGGAAAATTCATTATATGA
- a CDS encoding multicopper oxidase → MSSYAAKPVPADFPTLNPLMIPKFVNQLVKPPVYVPTTVGGVDYYTVDMTNFTQQILPPPFPETEVWGYGGIVDYNPLTGLYNDYFRFAPGATFEAMKGTPVNVTWQNKITSLHMFAVDPTLHWANPNAINMTRVMELAMQGIYPMFPPGYNGSIISGNPEGYNAQSPVPLIPHLHGGEVHSTSDGHPEAWFTYNGMRGDAFNVTAVGTGNSDEARFYYPNQQPPTTLWYHDHALGITRINVMSGLAGFYLLRDPADTTPLPFGNYEYPIVIQDRSFNGDGSMWFPKIGLDPMVHPYWQPEFFGNTIMVNGKVWPNLNVERALYRFRLLDGSNARFYDLWFQVKPGPLNPMLNPPPLTFYQIGTDGGYLPAPVPLTRLTIAPGERADIIVDFSTLFPGDRVIVRNRAKAPFPNGVSPDPRTVGTIMQFTINGPLSDANQPTTIPLTLPSTIPVLTPDAPSRTLTLIEKMGMLGPTEIFLDGQKWAGNSIQAISETPQLGSTEDWIIVNPTADTHPIHLHLVQFQLVSRQNFDINKYLADWYAANGVVNPMTDLPFTMPTVNVGAPATGLAALATYLKGKPVLPAANEMGWKDTIQVNPGEVTVIRVRFAPIDGSATYPFDPTTGPGYVWHCHILDHEDNEMMRPYKVAPIPPP, encoded by the coding sequence ATGAGTTCTTATGCTGCAAAGCCAGTGCCAGCAGATTTTCCAACACTGAATCCCCTGATGATACCGAAGTTCGTCAATCAATTGGTTAAACCTCCAGTCTACGTGCCGACAACTGTCGGTGGAGTTGACTATTACACAGTTGACATGACTAATTTCACGCAGCAAATATTACCACCGCCCTTTCCAGAGACAGAGGTGTGGGGTTACGGAGGTATAGTGGATTATAACCCACTCACTGGATTATACAATGACTACTTCAGATTTGCGCCTGGCGCGACATTTGAAGCCATGAAAGGGACTCCCGTCAACGTAACGTGGCAGAACAAGATAACATCCTTACACATGTTTGCTGTTGATCCAACCCTTCATTGGGCAAATCCCAACGCAATCAATATGACACGAGTAATGGAACTAGCGATGCAGGGAATCTATCCGATGTTTCCTCCCGGATACAATGGCAGTATAATCTCTGGAAACCCAGAAGGATACAACGCTCAAAGCCCTGTTCCGTTGATTCCACACTTGCACGGTGGTGAAGTCCATTCTACGTCTGATGGACATCCCGAAGCATGGTTTACCTACAATGGAATGCGAGGCGATGCTTTCAACGTAACTGCCGTTGGAACTGGAAATTCTGATGAAGCAAGATTCTATTATCCCAACCAGCAGCCTCCTACAACCCTATGGTACCACGACCATGCTCTGGGCATAACCCGAATCAACGTGATGTCGGGCCTAGCAGGGTTCTATCTGCTCAGAGATCCTGCTGACACTACACCATTGCCTTTTGGCAATTATGAGTATCCCATAGTGATCCAGGATCGATCGTTCAACGGTGACGGCTCAATGTGGTTCCCAAAAATTGGCCTCGACCCCATGGTTCACCCTTACTGGCAACCAGAGTTCTTCGGCAACACAATCATGGTTAACGGCAAAGTCTGGCCCAACCTCAACGTGGAACGGGCTCTATACCGCTTCCGCCTACTTGACGGCTCAAACGCTCGTTTCTACGACCTATGGTTCCAAGTCAAACCCGGACCTTTGAATCCAATGCTGAATCCTCCACCCTTGACGTTCTATCAGATCGGAACGGATGGCGGCTACCTGCCAGCACCAGTTCCACTGACACGCTTGACCATCGCACCAGGCGAGAGGGCGGACATAATTGTCGACTTTTCGACCCTTTTCCCGGGTGACAGGGTTATCGTCCGGAATAGAGCCAAGGCTCCATTTCCGAATGGTGTATCACCCGACCCAAGAACAGTAGGCACAATAATGCAATTCACTATCAACGGCCCGCTCAGTGACGCAAATCAGCCCACAACTATTCCACTGACACTCCCCAGCACAATACCAGTACTAACTCCTGATGCGCCAAGCAGAACCTTGACTCTCATTGAGAAAATGGGAATGCTAGGACCAACAGAGATATTCCTTGATGGACAAAAGTGGGCAGGAAACTCAATCCAAGCAATTTCAGAAACCCCACAACTTGGGTCGACTGAGGACTGGATTATTGTCAATCCGACAGCAGACACCCATCCTATCCACCTGCATCTCGTACAGTTCCAGCTTGTTAGTCGCCAGAATTTCGATATCAACAAATACCTCGCTGACTGGTACGCGGCGAATGGCGTTGTAAATCCAATGACAGACTTGCCTTTCACTATGCCGACAGTAAACGTAGGCGCGCCTGCCACAGGTCTTGCTGCCTTGGCTACCTATTTGAAGGGAAAACCTGTCCTTCCTGCTGCCAACGAAATGGGCTGGAAAGACACCATCCAAGTCAACCCAGGCGAGGTAACTGTCATCAGAGTCCGCTTTGCGCCCATTGATGGATCAGCTACATATCCATTCGACCCTACGACAGGACCTGGATACGTCTGGCACTGCCACATTTTGGATCATGAAGACAACGAAATGATGCGCCCCTACAAAGTAGCACCAATACCACCACCATAA